The following proteins come from a genomic window of Microbacterium sulfonylureivorans:
- the ftsH gene encoding ATP-dependent zinc metalloprotease FtsH: MDFKKITRNPLFYVLLIGVFLIVGFSLISSLNGAKQISTQEGLELLDGSTVTEVVNTDGDQRVDMKLSEDYEGASDVQFYYVSARADEVVAAIDAADPKDGFNDAVPRASWFDGFISLLIPILLLGLLFWFLLSSAQGGGSKVMQFGKSRAKLVTKEMPQVTFQDVAGSDEAIEELEEIKDFLKDPSKFQAVGARIPKGVLLYGPPGTGKTLLARAVAGEAGVPFYSISGSDFVEMFVGVGASRVRDLFNQAKETSPAIIFIDEIDAVGRHRGAGMGGGHDEREQTLNQMLVEMDGFDPKVNVIVIAATNRPDILDPALLRPGRFDRQIGVDAPDFKGRTKILEVHGRGKPLADGVDLEVVARKTPGFTGADLANVLNEAALLTARSNAQLIDNRALDEAIDRVIAGPQRRTRVMKDKEKLITAYHEGGHALAAAAMNHTDPVTKVTILPRGKALGYTMVLPLEDKYSVTRNELQDQLAYAMGGRVAEEIVFHDPTTGASNDIEKATSIARKMVTEYGMTNDVGPVKLGSSSGEVFMGRDMGHGRDFSERIAERVDVQVRGLIEQAHNEAYEVINANRDILDKLALELLEKETLDHLELAEIFKDVKRLPPRPQWLSSEQRPVSVLPPVTVPARPEPVGAAAQTEAEQPVTEKAPQRRPTGQARPATA; the protein is encoded by the coding sequence ATGGACTTCAAGAAGATCACCCGCAACCCGCTCTTCTACGTCCTGCTGATCGGGGTCTTCCTGATCGTGGGGTTCTCGCTCATCTCGAGCCTGAACGGCGCGAAGCAGATCTCCACGCAGGAGGGTCTCGAGCTCCTCGACGGCAGCACGGTCACCGAGGTCGTCAACACCGACGGCGACCAGCGGGTCGACATGAAGCTCTCCGAGGACTACGAGGGCGCGAGCGACGTGCAGTTCTACTACGTCTCGGCGCGTGCCGATGAGGTCGTCGCGGCGATCGACGCCGCCGACCCGAAGGACGGGTTCAACGACGCCGTCCCCCGCGCGAGCTGGTTCGACGGCTTCATCTCGCTGCTCATCCCGATCCTGCTCCTCGGCCTGCTGTTCTGGTTCCTGCTCTCGAGCGCCCAGGGCGGCGGAAGCAAGGTGATGCAGTTCGGCAAGTCGCGCGCCAAGCTCGTGACCAAGGAGATGCCGCAGGTCACGTTCCAGGACGTCGCCGGCTCCGACGAGGCGATCGAGGAGCTCGAGGAGATCAAGGACTTCCTCAAGGATCCGTCGAAGTTCCAGGCGGTCGGCGCCCGCATCCCCAAGGGCGTGCTCCTGTACGGCCCTCCCGGAACGGGCAAGACCCTCCTCGCCCGCGCGGTCGCCGGTGAGGCCGGCGTACCGTTCTACTCGATCTCCGGCTCGGACTTCGTCGAGATGTTCGTCGGCGTCGGCGCGAGCCGCGTGCGCGACCTCTTCAATCAGGCGAAGGAGACGTCGCCGGCGATCATCTTCATCGACGAGATCGACGCCGTCGGCCGTCACCGCGGCGCCGGCATGGGCGGCGGCCACGACGAGCGCGAGCAGACGCTCAACCAGATGCTCGTCGAGATGGACGGCTTCGACCCCAAGGTCAACGTCATCGTCATCGCGGCGACCAACCGCCCCGACATCCTCGATCCCGCGCTGCTGCGCCCGGGCCGCTTCGACCGTCAGATCGGCGTGGACGCGCCCGACTTCAAGGGCCGCACGAAGATCCTCGAGGTGCACGGCCGCGGCAAGCCGCTCGCCGACGGCGTCGACCTCGAGGTCGTCGCGCGCAAGACGCCGGGGTTCACCGGCGCCGACCTCGCCAACGTCCTGAACGAGGCCGCGCTCCTCACCGCCCGCTCGAACGCCCAGCTGATCGACAACCGCGCCCTCGACGAGGCCATCGACCGCGTCATCGCCGGTCCGCAGCGCCGCACCCGTGTGATGAAGGACAAGGAGAAGCTCATCACCGCGTACCACGAGGGCGGTCACGCGCTCGCAGCGGCGGCGATGAACCACACCGACCCGGTCACGAAGGTCACGATCCTGCCCCGCGGCAAGGCGCTCGGCTACACGATGGTGCTCCCTCTCGAAGACAAGTACTCCGTGACGCGCAACGAGCTGCAGGACCAGCTCGCCTACGCCATGGGCGGTCGCGTCGCCGAGGAGATCGTGTTCCACGACCCGACCACCGGTGCCTCCAACGACATCGAGAAGGCGACGAGCATCGCCCGCAAGATGGTGACCGAGTACGGCATGACCAACGACGTCGGCCCGGTCAAGCTCGGCTCGTCGTCGGGCGAGGTGTTCATGGGCCGTGACATGGGCCACGGCCGCGACTTCTCGGAGCGCATCGCCGAGCGTGTCGACGTCCAGGTGCGCGGACTCATCGAGCAGGCCCACAACGAGGCCTACGAGGTCATCAACGCGAACCGCGACATCCTCGACAAGCTCGCTCTCGAGCTCCTCGAGAAGGAGACGCTCGACCACCTCGAGCTCGCCGAGATCTTCAAGGATGTCAAGCGACTGCCTCCGCGTCCGCAGTGGCTCTCGAGCGAGCAGCGGCCCGTCTCCGTGCTCCCTCCGGTGACCGTTCCCGCCCGCCCCGAGCCGGTCGGAGCGGCCGCTCAGACCGAGGCCGAGCAGCCCGTGACCGAGAAGGCTCCGCAGCGCCGCCCGACCGGTCAGGCGCGTCCCGCGACCGCGTAG
- the folE gene encoding GTP cyclohydrolase I, whose translation MAVDRERVAALVRELLEAIGEDPDRPGLRLTPGRVADAYGEFFAGVGEDPSAPLAHTISVTRGPAPETLPSGAVMMRDIRFRSVCEHHLLPFRGHAHIAYLPGEKVVGLGALPKVVDILASRPQVQERLGEQIADVIAGSLDTRGVLVVLDAAHECVTMRGGQQADASTVTIAARGELADPVARAELIALLGSRE comes from the coding sequence GTGGCCGTGGACCGTGAGCGCGTCGCCGCGCTCGTGCGTGAACTGCTCGAGGCGATCGGGGAGGACCCCGACCGTCCGGGGCTGCGTCTGACGCCCGGCCGGGTGGCCGACGCGTATGGCGAGTTCTTCGCCGGAGTGGGGGAGGACCCGTCCGCCCCGCTCGCGCACACCATCTCGGTGACGCGCGGGCCGGCGCCCGAGACCCTTCCGTCCGGGGCGGTGATGATGCGCGACATCCGCTTCCGCTCCGTGTGCGAGCACCACCTGCTGCCCTTCCGCGGGCACGCCCACATCGCGTACCTGCCGGGCGAGAAGGTGGTCGGGCTGGGCGCGCTGCCGAAGGTCGTCGACATCCTGGCGTCGCGGCCGCAGGTGCAGGAGCGCCTGGGCGAGCAGATCGCCGACGTGATCGCGGGGTCGCTCGACACGCGGGGCGTGCTGGTCGTCCTCGACGCCGCTCACGAGTGCGTGACGATGCGGGGCGGGCAGCAGGCGGATGCCTCGACCGTCACCATCGCCGCGCGGGGCGAGCTCGCCGATCCCGTGGCGCGCGCCGAGCTGATCGCCTTGCTCGGGAGCCGCGAATGA
- the folP gene encoding dihydropteroate synthase translates to MTLVMGIVNVTPDSFSDGGRYLDAEAAVAHGLALRVQGADILDVGGESTRPGSERVAPAVEQERVVPVVRALAQAGAYVSIDTMNASTAVAAVDAGARLVNDVSGGLADPELLAAVAATGADVVLGHWRGPSADMYARAAYADVVTDVLAELAERVEAAAAAGIAPSRVILDPGIGFGKKGEQNWATLRGTARLVGMGPRVLVGTSRKRFLAETLAGDPDAQADVGERRRDLATAVTSVLAAQAGAWAVRVHDVAATRDALAVARAWEGESRWASPTRSR, encoded by the coding sequence ATGACTCTCGTGATGGGCATCGTGAACGTCACGCCCGATTCGTTCAGCGACGGCGGGCGGTACCTGGATGCCGAGGCCGCCGTCGCCCACGGGCTCGCGCTGCGCGTGCAGGGCGCCGACATCCTCGACGTCGGCGGGGAATCGACGCGTCCCGGCTCGGAGCGGGTCGCGCCCGCCGTCGAGCAGGAGCGGGTCGTCCCCGTGGTGCGCGCGCTCGCCCAGGCGGGTGCCTACGTGAGCATCGACACGATGAACGCGTCGACGGCCGTGGCGGCCGTCGACGCCGGTGCCCGGCTGGTCAACGACGTGTCGGGCGGGCTCGCCGATCCGGAGCTCCTCGCAGCGGTCGCCGCGACCGGAGCCGATGTCGTGCTGGGCCACTGGCGCGGGCCGTCGGCCGACATGTACGCCCGCGCCGCGTACGCCGACGTCGTGACCGACGTCCTCGCCGAGCTCGCAGAACGGGTCGAGGCCGCGGCTGCGGCGGGCATCGCACCGTCGCGGGTGATCCTCGACCCGGGGATCGGGTTCGGCAAGAAGGGCGAGCAGAACTGGGCGACCCTGCGGGGCACCGCCAGGCTCGTCGGGATGGGACCGCGCGTGCTCGTGGGCACGAGCCGCAAGCGGTTCCTCGCCGAGACGCTCGCGGGCGATCCGGATGCTCAGGCCGATGTCGGCGAGCGGCGCCGCGACCTCGCGACAGCCGTCACGAGCGTGCTCGCGGCGCAGGCCGGAGCCTGGGCGGTGCGCGTGCACGACGTCGCCGCGACCCGCGACGCGCTGGCCGTCGCGCGGGCATGGGAGGGGGAGAGCCGATGGGCGTCGCCGACGAGATCACGCTGA
- the folB gene encoding dihydroneopterin aldolase, producing MGVADEITLTGLRVFGRHGVYDEERRVGQDFVVDVTLHLDTRRAAATDDVADTVHYGEMAEQIGAIVAGEPVNLLETLAARIAEHLLTIELVDRARVTVHKPHAPIPLSFADVAVTIERARESR from the coding sequence ATGGGCGTCGCCGACGAGATCACGCTGACCGGGCTGCGCGTCTTCGGCCGGCACGGCGTCTACGACGAGGAGCGCCGCGTCGGACAGGACTTCGTGGTCGACGTGACCCTGCACCTCGACACCCGGCGTGCCGCCGCCACCGACGATGTCGCCGACACCGTGCACTACGGCGAGATGGCCGAGCAGATCGGAGCGATCGTCGCGGGCGAGCCGGTGAACCTCCTCGAGACGCTGGCCGCGCGCATCGCCGAGCACCTCCTCACGATCGAGCTCGTCGACCGGGCGCGCGTGACGGTGCACAAGCCGCACGCGCCCATCCCCCTGTCGTTCGCCGATGTCGCGGTGACGATCGAGCGCGCGAGGGAGTCGCGATGA
- the folK gene encoding 2-amino-4-hydroxy-6-hydroxymethyldihydropteridine diphosphokinase, with amino-acid sequence MSRRLAEGFDGATPHAEHASVEAVVALGANLGDRAATMAAAIDDLRRLPLVDAVRASEPVQSVAVKPDGPDASAPAYLNAVALVTTRLAPSVLLSYLHAVEERHGRERRERWGDRTLDLDLIAYGDLRSEDPALLLPHPRAAERDFVLVPWLAVDPDATLPGTGRVDAALARLRGQG; translated from the coding sequence ATGAGCCGGCGCCTGGCCGAGGGATTCGACGGCGCGACGCCGCACGCCGAGCATGCTTCGGTCGAGGCCGTCGTCGCGCTCGGCGCGAACCTCGGCGACCGTGCGGCGACCATGGCTGCGGCGATCGACGACCTACGACGCCTGCCGCTCGTCGACGCGGTGCGCGCGTCCGAGCCGGTCCAGTCCGTGGCGGTGAAGCCCGATGGCCCGGATGCCTCGGCTCCCGCATACCTGAACGCCGTCGCTCTGGTCACGACCCGCCTCGCGCCGTCGGTGCTGCTGTCGTACCTCCACGCCGTGGAGGAGCGCCACGGGCGTGAGCGTCGCGAGCGGTGGGGCGACCGCACGCTCGACCTCGACCTCATCGCCTACGGAGATCTCCGAAGCGAGGACCCGGCCCTGCTGCTGCCCCATCCGCGTGCCGCGGAGCGCGACTTCGTCCTCGTGCCGTGGCTCGCCGTCGACCCCGACGCGACGCTGCCGGGCACGGGCCGCGTCGACGCCGCGCTCGCGCGACTGCGAGGACAGGGATGA
- a CDS encoding DUF3180 domain-containing protein has product MKRTGAGILLVSAALGVAAGFLLDQLLTSSGRATFTPAVTLPIMLVLLGAIVVVLAVPIRRATRGSGTAAVNPFRAVRVAMLAKASSIVGAALGGLAVGLLLFLVTRPVTPSLGSMATVIATAVCGALLVAAALVAEHLCTIRKDDDDEQPEGDGPGLEPRIHGH; this is encoded by the coding sequence ATGAAGCGCACGGGAGCGGGCATCCTCCTCGTCTCGGCCGCCTTGGGCGTCGCCGCGGGGTTCCTGCTCGACCAGCTGCTGACGTCGTCGGGTCGCGCGACATTCACGCCCGCCGTCACCCTGCCGATCATGCTCGTGCTGCTCGGCGCGATCGTCGTCGTGCTCGCGGTGCCCATCCGCCGCGCGACCCGCGGCTCGGGCACCGCTGCCGTCAACCCGTTCCGCGCCGTGCGCGTGGCGATGCTCGCGAAGGCGTCGAGCATCGTCGGCGCGGCACTCGGCGGACTGGCGGTCGGGCTGCTCCTGTTCCTCGTGACCCGACCCGTCACACCATCGCTAGGCTCGATGGCGACGGTGATCGCGACGGCCGTCTGCGGTGCGCTCCTGGTGGCGGCCGCGCTCGTCGCGGAGCACCTGTGCACCATCCGGAAGGACGACGATGACGAACAGCCCGAAGGCGACGGGCCCGGACTCGAGCCCCGTATCCACGGCCACTGA
- a CDS encoding PH domain-containing protein, whose protein sequence is MTNSPKATGPDSSPVSTATDQAGGTFERLAEPRSENRLVLESGVWHQISPKYVWVQFISTGLFLLLVVAVTLVLVLLMHQTWAWIPGGILTVILVWSLAILPRQARSIGYQLRDDDLVFRKGILWQRFVAVPYGRMQLVDITHGPLDRGFGIAQLKFVTAAAVTGVVIPGLEQQTAETLRDHLVEVAESRRTGL, encoded by the coding sequence ATGACGAACAGCCCGAAGGCGACGGGCCCGGACTCGAGCCCCGTATCCACGGCCACTGATCAGGCCGGCGGCACGTTCGAGCGCCTCGCCGAGCCCCGGTCCGAGAACCGGCTGGTCCTCGAGTCCGGCGTGTGGCACCAGATCTCGCCGAAGTACGTCTGGGTGCAGTTCATCTCCACGGGCCTGTTCCTGCTGCTGGTGGTGGCGGTGACGCTGGTCCTCGTGCTGCTGATGCATCAGACGTGGGCCTGGATCCCCGGCGGCATCCTCACCGTCATCCTGGTCTGGTCGCTCGCGATCCTCCCGCGCCAGGCCAGGTCCATCGGCTACCAGCTGCGCGACGACGACCTCGTCTTCCGCAAGGGGATCCTCTGGCAGCGCTTCGTCGCCGTCCCGTACGGGCGCATGCAGCTCGTCGACATCACGCACGGCCCGCTCGACCGCGGCTTCGGCATCGCCCAGCTCAAGTTCGTCACCGCAGCGGCCGTGACGGGCGTGGTCATCCCGGGCCTGGAGCAGCAGACCGCCGAGACGCTCCGCGACCATCTGGTCGAGGTCGCCGAGAGCCGGCGCACGGGCCTATGA
- a CDS encoding PH domain-containing protein, with protein MTDAAPSPDAPPQNLVRSPLSDGEWHRLHPLTPLLRGGLFLIVVIGIVVANLRDRLLFLFLPWLAPGMGDEFEEGMSEWEGTGDPVDFVIANNLYLVAVLAVLGVLIVIVAVFYMSWRFHTFRITDDDVEVRSGILFRTQRRAPLDRVQGVNLTRPMIARLLGTAKLEVVGAGTDSNVKLEYLSTPNAEAVRADILRLASGRRLGDAAATTGPARQGGRVAALGQTVGREITGLIEGPELPVEVPDSVVNIPFGRLVASHVVSMSTVGLLFAAVAIVIGVSQGVTWLLFGFVPAIIGFGAYWIRSIMRSLRYSIAPTPDGVRITFGLLTTVTEIVPPGRVHAVEVTQPILWRPAGWWMIRINRLTGRAATDTNTDQFTTVLPVGTAADVERVLRLLQPTVPESEWPLIVQQGILGPVEGDTFTNTPRRAWWIRPFSYRRNGFRLTDDVLLLRRGVVWRKLAILPLARLQSIGLHQGPLDRMSRVASLRGHVVTGPVYAHLAAIDRDESLALFDRVARGAVTAASGDRSHRWAEEDGPVVAPSLPERSAPPEPVPVEPPRPAATESDDENEPTRPAEERA; from the coding sequence ATGACCGACGCGGCTCCCTCGCCCGACGCCCCGCCGCAGAACCTGGTGCGCTCGCCGCTCAGCGACGGCGAGTGGCACCGGCTGCACCCGCTCACCCCGCTGCTGCGGGGCGGCCTGTTCCTGATCGTGGTGATCGGCATCGTCGTCGCGAACCTCCGTGATCGGCTGCTGTTCCTCTTCCTCCCCTGGCTCGCACCCGGCATGGGCGACGAGTTCGAAGAGGGCATGAGCGAGTGGGAGGGGACCGGCGACCCGGTCGACTTCGTCATCGCGAACAACCTGTACCTGGTGGCCGTCCTCGCGGTGCTCGGCGTGCTGATCGTGATCGTCGCCGTGTTCTACATGTCGTGGCGGTTCCACACGTTCCGCATCACCGACGACGACGTCGAGGTGCGCAGCGGCATTCTGTTCCGCACCCAGCGCCGCGCGCCGCTCGACCGCGTGCAGGGAGTGAACCTCACGCGCCCGATGATCGCCCGTCTGCTCGGCACGGCCAAGCTCGAGGTCGTCGGCGCGGGCACCGACTCGAACGTCAAGCTGGAGTACCTGTCGACGCCGAACGCCGAGGCGGTGCGCGCCGACATCCTGCGACTCGCATCCGGGAGACGGCTCGGGGATGCCGCGGCCACGACGGGGCCTGCACGTCAGGGCGGCCGCGTGGCCGCACTCGGTCAGACGGTCGGCCGCGAGATCACGGGTCTCATCGAAGGACCCGAGCTTCCGGTCGAGGTGCCGGACTCGGTCGTCAACATCCCGTTCGGCAGGCTCGTGGCATCCCATGTCGTGAGCATGTCCACGGTGGGACTGCTCTTCGCCGCCGTCGCGATCGTGATCGGCGTCTCGCAGGGCGTGACGTGGCTGCTCTTCGGCTTCGTCCCGGCGATCATCGGTTTCGGGGCCTATTGGATCCGCTCGATCATGCGGTCGCTGAGGTACTCCATCGCGCCCACGCCCGACGGTGTGCGGATCACGTTCGGGCTCTTGACGACGGTCACCGAGATCGTGCCGCCGGGCAGGGTGCACGCGGTCGAGGTCACCCAGCCGATCCTGTGGCGGCCGGCCGGCTGGTGGATGATCCGCATCAACCGGCTCACCGGGCGCGCCGCCACCGACACCAACACCGATCAGTTCACGACCGTGCTGCCGGTCGGAACCGCGGCCGACGTCGAGCGCGTGCTGCGGCTGCTCCAGCCCACCGTCCCCGAGTCCGAATGGCCGCTCATCGTGCAGCAGGGCATCCTCGGACCGGTCGAGGGCGACACGTTCACCAACACCCCGCGCCGCGCGTGGTGGATCCGGCCGTTCTCCTACCGCCGGAACGGCTTCCGGCTGACCGACGACGTGCTGCTCCTGCGTCGCGGGGTGGTGTGGCGCAAGCTCGCCATCCTGCCCCTCGCCCGTCTGCAGAGCATCGGGCTGCACCAGGGGCCGCTGGATCGGATGTCGCGCGTGGCGTCACTGCGCGGGCATGTGGTCACCGGCCCGGTCTACGCGCATCTGGCCGCGATCGACCGGGACGAGAGCCTCGCGCTGTTCGACCGCGTGGCCCGCGGCGCGGTCACGGCCGCCTCCGGAGACCGGTCGCACCGGTGGGCCGAAGAGGACGGCCCTGTGGTCGCGCCGTCGCTGCCGGAGCGTTCGGCGCCGCCGGAGCCGGTCCCGGTCGAGCCCCCTCGTCCTGCTGCCACGGAGTCGGACGACGAGAACGAGCCGACGCGCCCGGCGGAGGAGCGCGCATGA
- a CDS encoding DUF2520 domain-containing protein, whose amino-acid sequence MTRDGRLGVGIIGAGRVGPVIGAALAGAGHALVGITKGSDPERVEAILPGVPTLDAPEVLRRSELVIVAVPHEQLEGLVAGLAAVGAWQPGQLVLHTDPGFGTGVLAPAVAQGAIPLAVHPAIVFAGTSMDLRQLSTGYAAVTAPGPVLPIAQALAVELGCEPVVISEEDRAVYGEAVGAATEFSRSIVRQAAGLLTEAGVPNPGAFLSALVHTTIDHALADAGSAGPSDPTATIDG is encoded by the coding sequence ATGACCCGCGACGGACGACTGGGCGTCGGCATCATCGGCGCCGGGCGCGTCGGCCCGGTCATCGGCGCCGCCCTCGCCGGGGCGGGGCACGCCCTCGTCGGCATCACGAAGGGGTCGGACCCGGAGCGGGTCGAGGCGATCCTGCCCGGTGTGCCGACGCTCGACGCCCCAGAGGTGCTCCGCCGGAGCGAGCTCGTGATCGTCGCGGTTCCGCACGAACAGCTCGAGGGTCTGGTGGCCGGACTCGCCGCAGTCGGGGCGTGGCAGCCCGGACAGCTCGTGCTCCACACGGATCCGGGCTTCGGCACCGGGGTGCTCGCGCCTGCCGTCGCGCAGGGTGCGATCCCGCTCGCGGTCCACCCGGCGATCGTGTTCGCCGGCACCTCGATGGATCTGCGACAGCTCTCCACCGGATACGCGGCGGTCACCGCCCCGGGTCCGGTCCTCCCGATCGCGCAGGCGCTCGCGGTCGAGCTCGGCTGCGAGCCGGTCGTGATCTCCGAGGAGGACCGCGCCGTGTACGGCGAGGCCGTCGGTGCGGCGACGGAGTTCTCGCGTTCGATCGTGCGGCAGGCGGCCGGACTGCTGACCGAGGCCGGGGTGCCGAATCCCGGTGCATTCCTCTCGGCGCTGGTGCACACGACCATCGACCATGCGCTCGCCGACGCGGGGTCCGCCGGGCCGAGCGATCCCACCGCTACGATCGACGGATGA
- the panC gene encoding pantoate--beta-alanine ligase, which translates to MISTTDGLRSRLAEARAAAPEGARVALISTIGALHDGHIDLVHRAREVAEIVVVSVFVNPLRFATHAEFAAYPRTPDDDEQLLESLGVDVIFAPNAAELLPDGTATTKVTAGDLGLRYEGRSRPFYFDGLLTVEAKLLNLVKPDVAVYGERDPQRIFLVRRMIRDLYFDVEVATVETVRGDDGLPVSTRVGMLDDRDLAAAGLLPAALDAAASNADRGVDACIAAAQSALMGEPRIRLEYLSVVDPKSFLPVDEGHQGPALALIAASVAGHRFIDSALIYIS; encoded by the coding sequence ATGATCAGCACCACCGACGGGCTGCGTTCCCGACTGGCCGAGGCCAGAGCCGCAGCTCCCGAGGGGGCCAGGGTCGCGCTCATCTCGACGATCGGCGCTCTCCACGACGGCCACATCGACCTCGTCCACCGCGCCCGAGAGGTCGCCGAGATCGTCGTCGTGTCGGTGTTCGTGAACCCGCTCCGCTTCGCGACCCACGCCGAGTTCGCCGCGTACCCGCGAACGCCGGACGACGACGAGCAGCTCCTCGAGTCGCTGGGCGTCGACGTGATCTTCGCCCCCAATGCGGCGGAGCTCCTTCCCGACGGCACGGCGACGACGAAGGTCACGGCCGGCGATCTGGGCCTGCGCTACGAGGGTCGTTCGCGACCGTTCTACTTCGACGGGCTCCTGACCGTCGAGGCGAAGCTGCTCAACCTGGTCAAGCCGGACGTCGCGGTGTACGGCGAGCGCGACCCGCAGCGCATCTTCCTGGTCCGCCGGATGATCCGCGACCTGTACTTCGACGTCGAGGTCGCCACCGTCGAGACCGTGCGCGGCGACGACGGGCTGCCGGTGTCGACCCGCGTCGGGATGCTGGATGATCGCGACCTCGCCGCCGCCGGGCTGCTCCCCGCCGCGCTCGATGCGGCGGCGTCGAACGCCGACCGCGGTGTCGACGCGTGCATCGCGGCCGCCCAGTCCGCCCTGATGGGTGAGCCCCGCATCCGATTGGAATACCTGAGCGTGGTGGATCCGAAGTCGTTCCTCCCGGTGGACGAGGGTCACCAGGGTCCGGCGCTCGCGCTCATCGCGGCGAGCGTCGCGGGCCATCGGTTCATCGACAGCGCCCTGATCTACATCAGCTGA
- a CDS encoding MBL fold metallo-hydrolase, with protein MRVTRIGGPTALVEWDGWRILTDPTFDPPGRTYSFALGTTSRKTTGPALSLDDVGDVDVVLLSHHHHADNLDDAGRAGLARATTVLTTVAGAKATSHPDVRGLAAGAQTTLSAEGKRTITVEATPCRHGAPLTGPIVGPVVGFALTIEGQARPGLWMTGDTVLYGGLRRAAAALRPDVALVHIGAVKFPLTGPLSYTMDAADAVELIDLAEPGVAVPVHVEGWSHFSEQEEAAARVFEAAPVEVRNRVRWAPLGVPVDLG; from the coding sequence ATGCGCGTGACACGGATCGGCGGGCCGACCGCTCTCGTCGAGTGGGACGGATGGCGGATCCTCACCGATCCGACGTTCGATCCGCCGGGTAGGACATACTCCTTCGCGCTCGGCACCACGTCGCGCAAGACGACGGGGCCGGCGCTGTCGCTCGACGACGTGGGAGACGTCGACGTCGTCCTCCTCAGCCATCACCACCACGCCGACAACCTCGACGACGCGGGTCGCGCCGGTCTCGCCCGGGCCACAACCGTGCTGACGACCGTCGCAGGCGCGAAGGCGACCTCCCACCCTGATGTACGCGGCCTCGCCGCCGGCGCTCAGACCACCCTGAGCGCCGAGGGCAAGCGGACGATCACCGTCGAGGCGACCCCGTGCCGCCACGGCGCGCCGCTCACGGGGCCCATCGTCGGTCCCGTCGTCGGCTTCGCCCTCACGATCGAGGGCCAGGCTCGGCCCGGACTCTGGATGACCGGCGACACCGTTCTGTACGGCGGGCTCCGTCGTGCCGCCGCCGCGCTCCGCCCCGACGTCGCGCTCGTCCACATCGGAGCGGTGAAGTTCCCGCTGACGGGTCCGCTCTCGTACACGATGGACGCAGCTGACGCCGTCGAGCTGATCGACCTGGCCGAGCCGGGCGTCGCGGTGCCGGTGCACGTCGAGGGCTGGAGCCACTTCTCGGAGCAGGAGGAGGCGGCAGCGCGCGTATTCGAGGCGGCGCCCGTCGAGGTGCGCAACCGCGTGCGCTGGGCGCCCCTGGGTGTGCCCGTCGACCTCGGCTGA